The genomic segment CAAGCGTTGCGACCTTCGATTTTTTTCCGTTGCTCAACTTGACACCTGCCTTCTCGATCTCGACGCCGTGCGCGCCTTGCTCGTTCTCGAGCATGTAGCGGATCGGCGTATCCTTCGGCACGGTGTACTCGGCCTTGTCGAATTGCCAGTTGGTCGCCCGGATAACCAAGTCCTGCGATGCGACGGCGGTCTCCTGCTCTGCGGCATTTTCGTTCTTGCCTCCGCAAGCGGCGAGCGCTCCCGTCAATGCAAGCGCGGCCATTGCGGCAGCTATTCTTTTGCGTACCATTCTCATTTTCCCCCATCCCTCGTTTGCCGGGTATGAGCGGGTCATGCCCAGACTTTTCTATATTAGCACATCCTGCCGCAAGGATAAAAATGGCACTTTCGCCTGGCTTCGAGCCTACAAAGGGATGTCCGAAATCGACATGGACGAAGTCCGAAACGGGCATGGTCAAACGCGCAAGCATTATTTATAATGTGATAACGATTATCATTTTCATATAAGGAGCGTTATTCGAATGTTTGCAAGAACGAAGCCATGGCGGTTGGCCGTGATATGCATGTTTGTACTCTTGCTGCTCGCAGGCTGCGGAAAGAATTCCAATGCCGGGAACGGAAACGAAGCGGCAGGATCGTCTCCCGCTCCATCCTCCCAAGCTGCGGACCGCGGAGCCGATACGACCGTCTATAAAGACGCTTTGGACAGGGAAGTTACGATTCCGGCGCGTCCGCAGCGAATCGTTACGACGCAGTACTTGCCCGAGCTGCTGGCGGTAGGCGTCAAGCCGATCGGCGTCGTCTCTCACTTACTCACGGGATTCGTATCGGTGAAGGACGAGATCGACGGTATCGAAGACATCGGTCCCGCCAACAACATCAATCTGGAAAAGACGCTCGAGCTCAAGCCGGACCTCATCATCGCCGCGGATTGGGACAAGGACCAGCTGGACAAGCTGCAGGCAATCGCGCCGACGGTCGTCGTGGCCTGGGAGGGCGAGGATGCCTTCGCGCATTTGGACCAAGTCGCCGCCTTGCTCGGAAAGACCGAACAAGCGGAGGATTGGAAACGGGCGTTCGACGAAAAAGCCGCCTCCGCCGCAGAAAAGCTGAAGGCGTTCGTCAAGCCCGGCGAAACGTTCGGCGTCGTCGTCATCGGCGGATACGAAAAAGGCCAGCTGCGGGTTTATGGATCCGGCAACGTGGGTTATACGTTGTTCGAGACGCTCGGCTTCCCGATGACGGACGTCGTCAAGCAGGAATGGGATAAAGGCGGCCATGAGCTCGGCATACAGCTTTCTCTGGAAAAGCTGCCCGAATTCGCGTCCGCGGATCGTCTTTTCCTCGTCAAGTTCGACAACGACCCGGACTTTGCGGACCAGGTGCTGAACAGCGCACTGTGGAAAAAGCTGCCTGCCGTTCAAAACGGCCGCGTCTACGAGGTAAGCGACACGCTGTGGTTTTCCTACGACGTTCTGTCCTTCGACAAGCAGCTGGACGACGCAATCCGTCTGCTTGCCAAATAATCGAATAGAAGGCCAAGATCATTCCCGCTATGGGCATGGTCTTCCTGCATGTTAGGGGGATACCTCATGTTATCGAATCAAAAGGCGTCCGCTGCCGCTGCACGGCTTCCGTTTTTGTACCGTTGGACAGATATTGAGCGCGTCGAACCGCTTCCAGGGCAACCTGCGGAACTGCCAAGCCGATCTTCCTTCATGCTTGTCGCGGCCGAGTCCGGAGCGATGAAGCTGTCCGACGCGTGCGGCGTGCGGATCTGCGAATTGTCCGCCGGCGATCTCTGCGTGACCCGCGCGACCGTTCGCATCCATTCCGACGCAGACGCGGGTGCGGACGCCTGCGGGTTTGCCGTCGCCTTTCGCCGGCTGTCGCTTAATGAGACGGAGGCGAACCAGCGCGACATCATGGATGACGGGGGCGGAGGGCTGCCTTTAAATATGCGGCTGAACGTCGATCCGCAAGCGATCGGATGGATCGGCGAATTGTTCGCGCTCCGCGATGCCGAGAACCTGTCCGGGATGTATAACGCTCAAGCGTTGTTTCAACGGTTGATGGCCAGCGTGATTGAAGCCGGGAACGGGAACGGGAACGGGAAGGGGAGAGGCGCCATGGCGCCCGAACGGCTCGGTTTCCGGTACGCGGTAAGAGCGACGGTCGCTAAAATGGAGGCGCAGCCCGCCTTGGCTTGGACGGTCGAACGATTGGCGCGCGAGGCGGGGTGCTCCGTCCGGCAATACGCAAGAATATTCAAGACGCTGACCGGAAAAAGTCCGCTCAAGCATTTGACAGGGCTGCGGATGGCGGAGGCGAAGCGCAGGCTGCATAGCGGGGAAACACCGCTCGCCGACATTTCTGGCGCGCTTGGGTTTGCGGATCCTTTTCATTTCAGCCGCGTATTTAAACGTCACGAAGGGTTGTCGCCGAGCGTATACGCGCGCGCCGGAAGCCAGGGCGCTCGAATCGTGGCATTCCAATATCTCGGCGAGCTGCTCGCACTGGGCCTCAAGCCACTGGGCGCTCCGAGCCGATTAATGGACTGCCGTTTTTTTACCCCGCGCATCCGGGGGATCGCGTCTACAGGCGGCTCCGTCGTTGAACCGAATCTCGACCGGGTTCGGGCGCTTGAACCAAATCTGATCCTCACCTTCGACGGCCACCATTACGAACAGTACGCTGGCATTTCGGATACCTTGAATTTATCCTGGTCTTTGTCCCCGGAGGAGCGATTAATGGCCGTAGCCGATAAGGTGGGCAAGCAGGAGGAAGCGGCACGCTGGGTGCGGGCCTATCGCAAAAAAACCGAGGAGGCTGCCGACCGGTTCGCAAGAGGACCCGATCATGTTCGTACTGTGACGTTCATTTGGACGAACGGGCTGCCGGAGACCGTTCAAGTGTACAAGGAAGCGGGGTTAATCCACGATCTCGGCTGGCGTTCGCCAAGAACGGTAAGAGAAAGGAAGACCGAGGATTGCCGGCCATATAAGTTTGATATTCCCGTGGCGCTTTTGCCGCACTACGCGGGAGAGGCGCTGTTCGTCGCCGTCAGTCCCGATGAACGATCGCGGCTGCAGTTCGAGCTGCTGAAGCAGAGCGCCATATGGTCGGAGCTGGAGGCCGTTCGCCAAGGCCGGGCGTACGTCCTGGGGCAGGAGTGGCTGCGCGACGATCCTATATCGTTGGCAGGTCAGCTTCGAGAGCTGCAAGCGATCGTGCAAAAACCTCGCGGCATCCTTTGACGGAGCCGCGAGGTTTTTGATGGCAAGAACGGATTTAGCGCAGCCGGACGGCTCCATTAATGGTGCCGTTTGCCGGCTTTGTACGGGTTGCCGATCGGGATGAACAGGTCGATGATCCCGATGACCAGCGCCGCCAGCAGTGCGCCCAGGATCGAAGCCGTGACGCCGCTGACGACGAACTGAGCGAGCCAGATTACGAGCGCGCTGCACAGGAAGCCGACGATGCCGCGTCCGAACGGCGTCACGTTTTTGCCGAAAATCGCCTCGATAATCCAGCCGAGCACGGCAATCACGAGCGCGAGCATGAGGGCGCTCCAGAAGCCGCCGACCGTGAAATGGGGAACCAGGTATCCGACGATCATCAAAACGATCGCGGACACGATAAAGCGTACGACATGTCCTAAGAAATGCATGGCTTAATTACCTCCCGTTGTGGGGCTGTCGTCCGGCGAGCCGCCGGCATTAAAGGTATTGTATCCAGATTGATCGCCGGTTATAACGGAGTCGTAATGCAAGCGCAGCCGCCATCGGATATAATGGGAGGCGAGAGGAGTTGGCGCAACGCCGTGAACGACAAGGCGCTATATACATTGGAATACGATAAAATCGGCGAGCGGCTCCGCGAGCTTGGAGAGACCTCGCTTGGCAAGGAGCAGGCGGCCCTCATCCGTCCTTCCTCCGATCTCAGGGACGTGAACCGGCGGCTCGACGCGACGGCCGAAGCCGTACGCGCGATCGACGTCAAGGGCACTCCGCCGTTCGGCGGCATCACGGACGTCCGGCCAGCGCTCGGCCGCGCGAAGCTCGGGGCGATGCTGCTGCCGACCGAGCTCATCGATATCGCGCAGTTCATCATGGGCTCGAGGCGCATCCGCAAGTATGTAGGCGCCGTGTCCGAAGAAGCGGACATCCCGCTGCTCGAGGATCTTTGCGAGCCGCTGATCGATGCCAAGCAGCAGGAAGACGAGATACGGCGTTGCATCGACGAGCAGGGAGATGTCCTGGACGCAGCGAGCGCCGAACTGGCGGCGATCCGCAGGGAGATCCGCACGAACGAAGGACGCGCCCGGGAAAAGCTTGAGAGCATGATCCGCTCGTCCTCGGTGCAGAAGATGCTGCAGGACGCGCTTATTACGATGCGCGGAGACCGGTATGTCATACCGGTCAAGGCTGAATACCGCTCGAACTTCGGCGGCATCGTGCATGACCAGTCGGGCAGCGGCGCGACGCTGTTCATCGAACCGGAGGCCGTTCTCACGATCAACAACAAGCTCCGCGAGCTCAAGCTTCGCGAGACGCGCGAGATCGAACGGATTTTGCGCCAGCTGTCCGAGAGCGTGGGCGTCAAAGGCGAGCTGCTCATCGGGGACGCCGAAGCGCTCGGCTATATCGATTCGATCTTCGCGCGGGCGAAGCTGGCCGACCGGATGCAAGCGACCAAGCCACAGATGAACGGCGAGGGTCGCCTGCGGCTGAAGCGGGCCCGGCATCCGCTGATCGACGCCAAAAAAGTCGTGCCGATCGATATCGAGCTTGACGATACGCATTCGGCAATCATCGTCACCGGGCCGAATACGGGAGGCAAGACCGTATCGCTCAAGACAGTCGGCCTGCTTAGCTTGATGGCGATGTCCGGCTTGTTCGTGCCCGCCGACGAAGGTACGATCCTGTGCGTCTTCGACGGCATTTACGCAGATATAGGCGACGAGCAGAGCATCGAGCAAAGTCTGAGTACGTTCTCAAGCCATATGACGAATCTGATCGGCATGCTGGGCCAAGTGACGAGCCGAAGTCTCGTGCTGCTCGACGAGCTCGGCGCGGGCACCGACCCTGCTGAGGGCTCGGCGCTCGCGATCGCCATCCTCGAGCATCTGCATCGCCTGCGCTGCAGGCTGCTCGCCACGACGCACTACAGCGAGCTGAAGGCGTATGCGTACAACCGCGAGGGCATCATGAACGCCAGCATGGAGTTCGACGTCGCGACGCTGAGTCCGACCTACCGGCTGCTTGTCGGCGTGCCCGGCCGAAGCAACGCCTTTGCGATCGCGGAGCGGCTCGGTCTGCCCCGGTCGATCATCGACCACGCGCGGGGCGAGGTGTCCGACGACGAGCTCAAGGTCGACACGATGATCGCCTCGCTCGAGCGGGATCGGAGGACGGCCGAGTCGGAGCGCCAGCTGGCCGAGCGGATCAAGCGCGAGGCCGAGGAGCTGCGTCTCAAGATCGAAGAAGACCGCGCGAAGCTTCAGGATCAGCGCGTCAAGCTGCTCGAAGACGCCCGCGAGGAAGCCAGGCTTCAAGTGGCGAAGGCGCGGCGCGAGGCCGAGGAGATCATCTCCGATCTGCGCAAGCTCGCTCTGGAAGAAGCGGCGAGCGTCAAGGAGCACAAGCTTATCGAAGCCCGCCGCAGACTGGACGATGCCGTGCCGGCGCCGGTGGCGAAGCCGCGTCCGTCCGCATCCAAGAGCGCGAAGCTCGGACCGGGCGACGAGGTCAAGGTTTACAGCCTTGGCGGCCAAAAAGGCCATATCGTCGAACTGGCGGGCAACGACGCGTTCGTCCAGCTCGGCATCATGAAGATGAAGGTGGCGCTGGCGGATCTGGAGCCGGTCAAAGCGCCGAAGGACGCGGCAGCCAAAAAGTCGCAGCCAGTCGCGGCCGGCGCGACCGTGAAGCGTGCGGCTTCGGACCAGATCCGGACGGAGCTGGATCTGCGGGGCGCCACGCTCGACGAGGCGATCATCGAGACCGACCGCTTCCTCGACGAATCGTTCCTTTCGAATCTGCATCAGGTATATATCATTCATGGCAAAGGAACCGGGGCGCTGCGTACGGGCATTCAGGAGTTTCTGCGCAGGCACAAGCACGTGAAGAGCTACAGGCTCGGCAATTATGGCGAGGGCGGCGCCGGCGTTACCGTGGCGGAGCTGAACTAGCGTTAGGAGCGTTCCGCATGAATGAGCCCAGTTCCATCGACCGGCTGCTGTCCCATCCGGCGGTCGCGATCCCGGCGTATTTTTCCGTCGGCATTCTGATGCTGATCATCTGCCTGTACTGCTTCGAGCGGGTGACCAAGTACGAATGCTGGCAGGAAATCCGCAA from the Cohnella hashimotonis genome contains:
- a CDS encoding cupredoxin domain-containing protein; this encodes MRMVRKRIAAAMAALALTGALAACGGKNENAAEQETAVASQDLVIRATNWQFDKAEYTVPKDTPIRYMLENEQGAHGVEIEKAGVKLSNGKKSKVATLAAGTYTIKCNIVCGQGHLAMKATLIVK
- a CDS encoding ABC transporter substrate-binding protein, which codes for MFARTKPWRLAVICMFVLLLLAGCGKNSNAGNGNEAAGSSPAPSSQAADRGADTTVYKDALDREVTIPARPQRIVTTQYLPELLAVGVKPIGVVSHLLTGFVSVKDEIDGIEDIGPANNINLEKTLELKPDLIIAADWDKDQLDKLQAIAPTVVVAWEGEDAFAHLDQVAALLGKTEQAEDWKRAFDEKAASAAEKLKAFVKPGETFGVVVIGGYEKGQLRVYGSGNVGYTLFETLGFPMTDVVKQEWDKGGHELGIQLSLEKLPEFASADRLFLVKFDNDPDFADQVLNSALWKKLPAVQNGRVYEVSDTLWFSYDVLSFDKQLDDAIRLLAK
- a CDS encoding AraC family transcriptional regulator — its product is MLSNQKASAAAARLPFLYRWTDIERVEPLPGQPAELPSRSSFMLVAAESGAMKLSDACGVRICELSAGDLCVTRATVRIHSDADAGADACGFAVAFRRLSLNETEANQRDIMDDGGGGLPLNMRLNVDPQAIGWIGELFALRDAENLSGMYNAQALFQRLMASVIEAGNGNGNGKGRGAMAPERLGFRYAVRATVAKMEAQPALAWTVERLAREAGCSVRQYARIFKTLTGKSPLKHLTGLRMAEAKRRLHSGETPLADISGALGFADPFHFSRVFKRHEGLSPSVYARAGSQGARIVAFQYLGELLALGLKPLGAPSRLMDCRFFTPRIRGIASTGGSVVEPNLDRVRALEPNLILTFDGHHYEQYAGISDTLNLSWSLSPEERLMAVADKVGKQEEAARWVRAYRKKTEEAADRFARGPDHVRTVTFIWTNGLPETVQVYKEAGLIHDLGWRSPRTVRERKTEDCRPYKFDIPVALLPHYAGEALFVAVSPDERSRLQFELLKQSAIWSELEAVRQGRAYVLGQEWLRDDPISLAGQLRELQAIVQKPRGIL
- a CDS encoding phage holin family protein, coding for MHFLGHVVRFIVSAIVLMIVGYLVPHFTVGGFWSALMLALVIAVLGWIIEAIFGKNVTPFGRGIVGFLCSALVIWLAQFVVSGVTASILGALLAALVIGIIDLFIPIGNPYKAGKRHH
- a CDS encoding endonuclease MutS2 — translated: MNDKALYTLEYDKIGERLRELGETSLGKEQAALIRPSSDLRDVNRRLDATAEAVRAIDVKGTPPFGGITDVRPALGRAKLGAMLLPTELIDIAQFIMGSRRIRKYVGAVSEEADIPLLEDLCEPLIDAKQQEDEIRRCIDEQGDVLDAASAELAAIRREIRTNEGRAREKLESMIRSSSVQKMLQDALITMRGDRYVIPVKAEYRSNFGGIVHDQSGSGATLFIEPEAVLTINNKLRELKLRETREIERILRQLSESVGVKGELLIGDAEALGYIDSIFARAKLADRMQATKPQMNGEGRLRLKRARHPLIDAKKVVPIDIELDDTHSAIIVTGPNTGGKTVSLKTVGLLSLMAMSGLFVPADEGTILCVFDGIYADIGDEQSIEQSLSTFSSHMTNLIGMLGQVTSRSLVLLDELGAGTDPAEGSALAIAILEHLHRLRCRLLATTHYSELKAYAYNREGIMNASMEFDVATLSPTYRLLVGVPGRSNAFAIAERLGLPRSIIDHARGEVSDDELKVDTMIASLERDRRTAESERQLAERIKREAEELRLKIEEDRAKLQDQRVKLLEDAREEARLQVAKARREAEEIISDLRKLALEEAASVKEHKLIEARRRLDDAVPAPVAKPRPSASKSAKLGPGDEVKVYSLGGQKGHIVELAGNDAFVQLGIMKMKVALADLEPVKAPKDAAAKKSQPVAAGATVKRAASDQIRTELDLRGATLDEAIIETDRFLDESFLSNLHQVYIIHGKGTGALRTGIQEFLRRHKHVKSYRLGNYGEGGAGVTVAELN